A single window of Scyliorhinus torazame isolate Kashiwa2021f chromosome 29, sScyTor2.1, whole genome shotgun sequence DNA harbors:
- the LOC140404017 gene encoding ferritin heavy chain, oocyte isoform-like, whose amino-acid sequence MASQVRQNYHKDCEDAVNKQINLELYSSYVYLSMSSYFDRDDVALCHFAEFFKEQSHEEREHAEKLMEFQNKRGGRIILEDVKKPGQDEWSNGLEAMQRALQMEKNVNQSLLDLHKLSSGNTDPHLCDFLESHYLDEQVKMIKKLGDHITNLKRLGAPENGTGEYLFDKLTLD is encoded by the exons ATGGCTTCCCAAGTGCGTCAGAACTACCACAAGGACTGTGAGGATGCTGTTAACAAGCAGATCAACCTGGAGCTCTATTCCTCCTATGTTTACCTCTCCATG TCCTCTTACTTTGACCGGGATGATGTTGCCCTGTGTCACTTTGCTGAGTTCTTTAAGGAGcagtcacatgaggaacgggaacACGCTGAGAAACTGATGGAATTCCAGAATAAACGTGGAGGCCGCATCATCCTGGAGGATGTCAAG AAACCAGGGCAGGATGAGTGGAGCAACGGTCTGGAGGCAATGCAGAGAGCTCTGCAGATGGAGAAGAATGTGAACCAGAGTCTGCTggatctgcacaaactctcctctgggAACACCGACCCTCAT CTTTGTGACTTCCTGGAGTCTCACTACTTGGATGAACAAGTGAAGATGATCAAGAAGCTCGGAGATCACATCACCAACCTGAAGAGACTGGGAGCCCCTGAGAATGGCACGGGAGAGTACCTGTTTGACAAACTCACCCTGGATTGA
- the LOC140404018 gene encoding ferritin heavy chain, oocyte isoform-like encodes MASQVRQNYHKDCEDAVNKQINLELYSSYVYLSMSSYFDRDDVALRHFAEFFKEQSHEEREHAEKLMEFQNKRGGRIILGDVKKPEQDEWSNGLEAMQRALQMEKNVNQSLLDLHKLSSGNTDPHLCDFLETHYLDEQVKMIKKLGDHITNLKRLGAPENGTGEYLFDKLTLD; translated from the exons ATGGCTTCCCAAGTGCGTCAGAACTACCACAAGGACTGTGAGGATGCTGTTAACAAGCAGATCAACCTGGAGCTCTATTCCTCCTATGTTTACCTCTCCATG TCCTCTTACTTTGACCGGGATGACGTTGCCCTGCGTCACTTTGCTGAGTTCTTCAAGGAGcagtcacatgaggaacgggaacACGCTGAGAAACTGATGGAATTCCAGAACAAACGTGGAGGCCGCATCATCCTGGGGGATGTCAAG aaaccagagcaggatgagtggagcaacggtctggaggcaatgcagagagctctgcagatggagaagaatgtgaaccagagtctgctggatctgcacaaactctcctctgggAATACTGACCCTCAT CTTTGTGACTTCCTGGAGACTCACTACTTGGATGAACAAGTGAAGATGATCAAGAAACTCGGAGATCACATCACCAACCTGAAGAGACTGGGAGCCCCTGAGAATGGCACGGGAGAGTACCTGTTTGACAAGCTCACCCTGGATTGA
- the LOC140403787 gene encoding ferritin heavy chain, oocyte isoform-like: MASQVRQNYHKDCEDAVNKQINLELYSSYVYLSMSSYFDRDDVALRHFAEFFKEQSHEEREHAEKLMEFQNKRGGRIFLEDVKKPEQDEWSNGLEAMQRALQMEKNVNQSLLDLHKLSSGNTDPHLCDFLETHYLDEQVKMIKKLGDHITNLKRLGAPENGTGEYLFDKLTLD, from the exons ATGGCTTCCCAAGTGCGTCAGAACTACCACAAGGACTGTGAGGATGCTGTTAACAAGCAGATCAACCTGGAGCTCTATTCCTCCTATGTTTACCTCTCCATG TCCTCTTACTTTGACCGGGATGACGTTGCCCTGCGTCACTTTGCTGAGTTTTTCAAGGAGcagtcacatgaggaacgggaacACGCTGAGAAACTGATGGAATTCCAAAATAAACGTGGAGGCCGCATCTTCCTGGAAGATGTCAAG aaaccagagcaggatgagtggagcaacggtctggaggcaatgcagagagctctgcagatggagaagaatgtgaaccagagtctgctggatctgcacaaactctcctctgggAACACTGACCCTCAT CTTTGTGACTTCCTGGAGACTCACTACTTGGATGAACAAGTGAAGATGATCAAGAAGCTCGGAGATCACATCACCAACCTGAAGAGACTGGGAGCCCCTGAGAATGGCACGGGAGAGTACCTGTTTGACAAGCTCACCCTGGATTGA